A window from Mangifera indica cultivar Alphonso chromosome 2, CATAS_Mindica_2.1, whole genome shotgun sequence encodes these proteins:
- the LOC123208587 gene encoding serine/threonine-protein kinase Nek6, which produces MVMEIKRDEMVSKMEDYEVLEQIGRGAFGATFLVLHKSEKKKYVLKKIRLAKQTAKFKRTALQEMDLIAKLKNPYIVEYKDSWVEKVIQFSPELSTTQEIGEHILIACMISCFAGNLRVHCDKLLRGRRHGCHDKNSRGKILPEEKLCKWLTQLLLAVDYLHLNRVIHRDLKCSNIFLTKENDIRLGDFGLAKLLKQDELASSIVGTPNYMCPELLADIPYGYKSDIWSLGCCIFEIAAHQPAFRALDMAGLISKINRSFISPLPTAYSSSLKRLIKSMLRKNPEHRPTAAELLRHPHLEPYVAQCHKLSPVFLPIRSEPGCKDKPKGTGLASKLDIGKETKVAKATPTREICLNCHANDPKSDNKLESIQKELPVIIEVDTQGVQTDHRRALELRTIYKDEQNAAHLERSLPACKTLQARKGDIHELIGASSDSLMSTITFLQSEERRLKQDPQSQQRAEALESLLEICANLLRQEKLEDLAGVLRPFGEEAVSSRETAIWLTKSLMNAHKNGNGELRNSESEINNPY; this is translated from the exons ATGGTAATGGAGATCAAGCGGGATGAAATGGTGTCGAAGATGGAGGATTATGAAGTATTGGAGCAGATTGGGAGAGGGGCTTTTGGTGCTACTTTTCTAGTTCTTCATAAATCTGAGAAAAAGAA GTATGTGTTGAAGAAGATTCGTTTAGCAAAACAAACAGCAAAGTTCAAGCGTACTGCTCTTCAAGAG ATGGATTTGATAGCAAAGCTGAAGAACCCATATATTGTGGAGTACAAAGATTCATGGGTTGAAAAGGTAATTCAATTTTCTCCAGAATTATCAACCACACAGGAGATTGGTGAACATATTTTGATTGCTTGTATGATTTCATGTTTTGCAGGAAACCTCCGTGTGCATTGTGACAAGTTACTGCGAGGGAGGAGACAT GGCTGCCATGATAAAAATTCTAGAGGGAAAATTCTACCTGAAGAG AAGCTCTGCAAATGGCTGACTCAGTTGTTGCTGGCTGTGGACTATCTTCACTTGAATCGTGTCATTCACCGGGATCTTAAA TGTTCCAACATATTCcttacaaaagaaaatgacataaGGCTAGGTGACTTTGGACTAGCAAAATTGCTTAAACAAGATGAACTTGCTTCTTCG ATTGTAGGCACTCCAAATTATATGTGCCCAGAGCTTCTTGCTGATATACCCTATGGCTACAAATCTGATATTTGGTCCTTAGGTTGCTGCATATTTGAAATTGCTGCACATCAACCTGCATTTAGAGCTCTT GATATGGCTGGACTTATAAGCAAAATAAACAGATCCTTCATTTCCCCACTGCCAACTGCATATTCGTCATCTTT AAAAAGATTGATTAAGAGCATGTTGAGAAAGAACCCAGAACACAGACCGACA GCTGCGGAGCTTTTGAGGCATCCCCATTTGGAACCATATGTTGCTCAATGCCACAAGCTATCTCCTGTGTTTCTCCCGATAAGGTCTGAGCCCGGCTGCAAGGATAAACCAAAAGGAACAGGATTAGCTAGCAAACTTGACATTGGAAAGGAAACAAAAGTTGCGAAGGCAACACCAACAAGGGAGATATGCTTAAATTGTCATGCAAATGATCCAAAATCTGACAATAAGTTGGAGAGTATACAAAAAGAACTGCCAGTTATTATAGAAGTTGACACACAAGGTGTGCAAACTGATCACAGAAGAGCATTAGAATTGAGGACGATTTACAAAGATGAACAAAATGCAGCACATTTAGAAAGAAGTTTACCAGCCTGTAAAACACTGCAAGCAAGAAAAGGCGATATTCATGAACTAATTGGAGCCTCTAGCGACTCACTGATGAGTACAATAACGTTTCTGCAGAGCGAGGAGAGGAGGCTAAAGCAGGATCCTCAGAGCCAGCAAAGAGCAGAAGCCCTGGAATCACTGCTAGAGATATGCGCAAATCTACTTCGACAAGAAAAGCTGGAGGATCTTGCTGGTGTATTAAGGCCATTTGGGGAAGAAGCTGTGTCATCAAGGGAGACTGCAATCTGGCTGACAAAGAGCCTAATGAATGCCCACAAAAATGGTAATGGTGAACTTAGAAACTCTGAAAGTGAAATTAATAATCCATACTAA
- the LOC123200315 gene encoding zinc transporter ZTP29 isoform X1: protein MDSQVVVALGLSLVGGLSTSIGALVVILNQAPNLKMLGLLQGFAAGLMLCISFLDLAHNAINSIGFLKGNLWFFAGVIFFAVVANFIPEPSLAPGSDLKSNKKNGDDGGKDIMKKHRRQVLFSGIITAIGISLHNFPEGMAVFLGSMKGLRVGLNLALAIALHNIPEGVAVALPVYFATQSKWQAFKLATLSGFAEPLGVVIVAYLFPRSLSPEILEGLLGSVGGVMAFLTLHEMLPLAFDYAGQKQAVKAVFFGMAFMSASLYFLEISLPKDMSL from the exons ATGGACTCTCAGGTCGTGGTTGCTCTTGGTTTGTCTCTTGTGGGTGGATTGAGTACTTCTATAG GTGCACTTGTTGTAATTCTCAATCAAGCTCCCAATTTGAAGATGCTTGGGCTTTTACAG GGCTTTGCCGCAGGTCTCATGCTGTGCATATCATTTCTAGATTTGGCTCATAATGCCATAAACTCAATTGGCTTTTTAAAGGGCAACCTTTGG TTTTTTGCTGgtgttattttctttgctgttgTTGCCAATTTCATCCCAGAACCATCACTTGCTCCAGGCTCAGATCTAAAAAGTAACAAG AAGAATGGGGACGATGGGGGCAAAGACATAATGAAAAAGCATCGGCGGCAAGTCCTCTTTAGTGGCATCATTACTGCTATTG GCATAAGCTTGCACAATTTTCCAGAGGGAATGGCTGTTTTTCTTGGATCAATGAAg GGTCTCCGTGTTGGTCTTAATTTGGCCTTGGCCATTGCTCTGCACAACATCCCTGAG GGTGTTGCTGTTGCCCTACCTGTTTATTTTGCAACACAGAG CAAGTGGCAGGCATTTAAATTGGCAACACTTTCAGGTTTTGCTGAACCTCTTGGGGTTGTAATTGTAG CCTACCTATTCCCACGCAGCTTGAGTCCTGAAATTCTTGAGGGCTTGCTAGGATCAG TTGGTGGAGTGATGGCTTTTCTAACATTGCATGAAATGCTGCCTTTGGCTTTTGATTATGCGGGCCAGAAGCAAGCTGTTAAAGCTGTGTTCTTTGGGATGGCTTTCATGTCTGCAAG cttatattttcttgaaatcaGCCTGCCCAAAGATATGAGCTTGTAG
- the LOC123209734 gene encoding uncharacterized protein LOC123209734, translating to MLTVSKMGTPTPVTGIELEDKLNGAPLASRPLFISKPSWVVRTESNVRKHVRKKPDPPCVVCQGTGRVDCFHCYGKGRTNHVHLAMLPKGEWPKWCKTCGGSGLGYCSRCLGTGEYRSRMGFHFMEKDSDNKKPKIRASQGVQTAADRFLLGEQSDSEQDV from the exons ATGTTGACGGTATCGAAGATGGGAACACCGACTCCAGTAACAGGCATTGAGTTAGAAGATAAGTTGAATGGTGCTCCGTTGGCTTCTCGTCCTCTCTTCATCTCTAAACCATCTTGGGTGGTTCGAACTGAG TCAAATGTTCGGAAACATGTAAGGAAAAAGCCAGATCCACCATGTGTTGTCTGCCAAGGTACCGGACGAGTTGATTGCTTTCACTGTTATGGAAAAG GCAGGACAAACCACGTCCATCTAGCAATGCTTCCTAAAGGAGAATGGCCCAAATG GTGCAAAACTTGCGGTGGCAGTGGCCTCGGCTACTGCTCCCGTTGCCTAGGAACTGGGGAGTACAGGTCTAGAATGGGTTTCCATTTCATGGAGAAGGATTCTGATAACAAGAAGCCCAAAATTCGAGCCAGCCAAGGAGTACAAACAGCAGCCGATAGATTTCTTTTAGGAGAGCAATCGGACTCCGAACAGGATGTATGA
- the LOC123200315 gene encoding zinc transporter ZTP29 isoform X2, translating into MDSQVVVALGLSLVGGLSTSIGALVVILNQAPNLKMLGLLQGFAAGLMLCISFLDLAHNAINSIGFLKGNLWFFAGVIFFAVVANFIPEPSLAPGSDLKSNKNGDDGGKDIMKKHRRQVLFSGIITAIGISLHNFPEGMAVFLGSMKGLRVGLNLALAIALHNIPEGVAVALPVYFATQSKWQAFKLATLSGFAEPLGVVIVAYLFPRSLSPEILEGLLGSVGGVMAFLTLHEMLPLAFDYAGQKQAVKAVFFGMAFMSASLYFLEISLPKDMSL; encoded by the exons ATGGACTCTCAGGTCGTGGTTGCTCTTGGTTTGTCTCTTGTGGGTGGATTGAGTACTTCTATAG GTGCACTTGTTGTAATTCTCAATCAAGCTCCCAATTTGAAGATGCTTGGGCTTTTACAG GGCTTTGCCGCAGGTCTCATGCTGTGCATATCATTTCTAGATTTGGCTCATAATGCCATAAACTCAATTGGCTTTTTAAAGGGCAACCTTTGG TTTTTTGCTGgtgttattttctttgctgttgTTGCCAATTTCATCCCAGAACCATCACTTGCTCCAGGCTCAGATCTAAAAAGTAACAAG AATGGGGACGATGGGGGCAAAGACATAATGAAAAAGCATCGGCGGCAAGTCCTCTTTAGTGGCATCATTACTGCTATTG GCATAAGCTTGCACAATTTTCCAGAGGGAATGGCTGTTTTTCTTGGATCAATGAAg GGTCTCCGTGTTGGTCTTAATTTGGCCTTGGCCATTGCTCTGCACAACATCCCTGAG GGTGTTGCTGTTGCCCTACCTGTTTATTTTGCAACACAGAG CAAGTGGCAGGCATTTAAATTGGCAACACTTTCAGGTTTTGCTGAACCTCTTGGGGTTGTAATTGTAG CCTACCTATTCCCACGCAGCTTGAGTCCTGAAATTCTTGAGGGCTTGCTAGGATCAG TTGGTGGAGTGATGGCTTTTCTAACATTGCATGAAATGCTGCCTTTGGCTTTTGATTATGCGGGCCAGAAGCAAGCTGTTAAAGCTGTGTTCTTTGGGATGGCTTTCATGTCTGCAAG cttatattttcttgaaatcaGCCTGCCCAAAGATATGAGCTTGTAG
- the LOC123208920 gene encoding zinc finger A20 and AN1 domain-containing stress-associated protein 8-like: MDNDETGCQAPPEGPILCINNCGFFGSVATMNMCSKCYKDMMLKQEQTKLAASSIGSLVNESSSSNASDPVAVTVAATVDVQVKSVESKVISVEQPSCGSGSGESSVEAKPKEGPNRCNSCKKRVGLTGFKCRCGNMFCASHRYSDKHDCPFDYRTAARDAIAKANPVIKAEKLDKI; encoded by the coding sequence ATGGACAATGATGAGACTGGATGCCAAGCTCCTCCTGAAGGCCCTATTTTGTGCATCAACAACTGTGGCTTCTTTGGAAGTGTGGCTACAATGAATATGTGTTCTAAATGCTACAAGGATATGATGTTGAAACAAGAACAAACTAAGCTTGCTGCATCATCTATTGGAAGCCTTGTAAATGAATCATCAAGCAGCAATGCTAGTGACCCTGTTGCTGTTACTGTTGCTGCCACTGTGGATGTGCAAGTTAAGTCAGTGGAGTCAAAAGTCATCTCTGTGGAGCAGCCCTCATGTGGTTCAGGTTCAGGGGAGAGTAGTGTTGAGGCTAAGCCAAAAGAGGGTCCCAACCGTTGCAACAGCTGCAAGAAGCGGGTTGGCTTAACAGGATTCAAATGTCGCTGTGGTAACATGTTCTGTGCTTCACATCGCTATTCAGACAAACACGACTGCCCTTTTGACTACCGCACTGCTGCCCGGGATGCAATAGCAAAAGCAAACCCTGTTATCAAGGCAGAGAAGCTTGATAAAATCTAA
- the LOC123208921 gene encoding AP2-like ethylene-responsive transcription factor PLT2 has product MGSMNSNNWLSFPLSPTHSSLPPQLHTSQSHQFNIGLVNENMDNPFQGQEWNLINTHGSGEVPKVADFLGVSKSENQSDLVAFNEIQANESDYLFQNNSLVPVQNTIAAASGNYEFPENANNLQSLTLSMGSGKGSTCETSGENSTNTVEATPRRTLDTFGQRTSIYRGVTRHRWTGRYEAHLWDNSCRREGQSRKGRQVYLGGYDKEEKAARAYDLAALKYWGTSTTTNFPISNYEKELEEMKHMTRQEFVASIRRKSSGFSRGASMYRGVTRHHQHGRWQARIGRVAGNKDLYLGTFSTEEEAAEAYDIAAIKFRGLNAVTNFDMNRYDVKAILESNTLPIGGGAAKRLKEAQALESSRRREEMIALGSTFQYGSSSSSRLQAYPLMQTPFDQSPQPLLSLQNQDISHYTQDPSFHQTYIQTQLQLHQQPAGSYNLHPSSQSSHFYNSYLQNNPALLHGMVNMGSNSSSVLDNNGSSSGSYSGGYLGNGINGVNGVGSAEELPLVKVDYDMPAGGYGNWTGDSVQGTNGGVFTMWND; this is encoded by the exons ATGGGCTCCATGAATTCAAACAACTGGCTCTCCTTTCCTCTCTCGCCTACCCATTCTTCTTTACCACCACAACTTCATACATCTCAGTCCCATCAGTTCAATATAGGGTTAGTGAATGAAAACATGGACAACCCATTTCAAGGTCAAG AATGGAATCTGATTAATACTCATGGAAGTGGTGAAGTTCCAAAGGTTGCAGATTTTCTTGGTGTTAGCAAATCTGAGAATCAGTCAGATCTTGTGGCGTTCAATGAAATTCAAGCAAACGAATCGGATTATCTCTTTCAAAACAACAGCTTAGTGCCTGTGCAAAACACCATTGCAGCCGCCTCTGGTAACTATGAGTTTCCAGAAAATGCTAACAATTTGCAGTCTTTGACATTGTCCATGGGAAGTGGCAAGGGTTCAACTTGTGAAACCAGTGGTGAAAACAGTACTAACACCGTCGAAGCTACCCCAAGACGAACTCTTGACACTTTTGGCCAACGAACTTCAATATATCGAGGCGTAACAAG GCATAGATGGACAGGAAGATATGAAGCCCATCTTTGGGATAATAGTTGTAGAAGAGAAGGGCAATCAAGGAAAGGACGACAAG TATACTTAG GTGGGTATGACAAAGAAGAAAAGGCAGCTAGGGCTTATGATCTAGCTGCATTGAAATACTGGGGAACGTCCACTACTACCAATTTTCCA ATTAGTAACTACGAGAAGGAATTGGAAGAGATGAAACACATGACTAGACAAGAATTTGTGGCCTCTATTAGAAG AAAGAGTAGTGGTTTTTCGAGGGGTGCTTCCATGTATCGTGGAGTTACAAGGCATCACCAGCATGGAAGATGGCAAGCAAGGATTGGGAGAGTTGCAGGAAACAAAGATCTTTACTTGGGAACTTTCA GTACGGAGGAGGAAGCTGCAGAAGCTTATGACATTGCAGCGATAAAGTTCAGAGGCTTAAATGCAGTCACCAATTTTGACATGAACCGTTATGATGTAAAAGCCATACTCGAAAGCAACACTCTACCGATCGGAGGAGGTGCGGCGAAACGGTTAAAAGAGGCGCAAGCTCTTGAATCTTCAAGACGTCGTGAAGAAATGATAGCCCTCGGTTCAACTTTCCAATACGGAAGCTCCAGCTCGAGCAGGCTACAAGCATATCCATTAATGCAAACCCCATTTGACCAAAGTCCTCAACCTTTACTTTCCTTACAAAATCAAGACATTTCTCATTACACTCAGGACCCTTCGTTTCACCAAACTTACATTCAAACCCAGCTGCAATTGCACCAGCAACCTGCAGGGTCCTATAACTTACACCCGTCGAGCCAGAGCTCTCATTTTTACAACAGTTATCTTCAAAACAACCCGGCTTTGCTTCATGGGATGGTCAACATGGGTTCTAATTCTTCTTCAGTGCTTGACAATAATGGAAGTTCTAGTGGGAGTTACAGTGGAGGGTATCTCGGCAACGGCATTAATGGGGTGAATGGTGTTGGATCTGCCGAAGAACTGCCCCTTGTAAAGGTGGATTATGATATGCCAGCGGGTGGATATGGAAACTGGACGGGGGATTCAGTTCAGGGGACAAATGGAGGAGTTTTTACAATGTGGAATGACtga